The sequence below is a genomic window from Streptomyces sp. B21-105.
CCTGCAGACCAGCCGGATGGCGCTGCACGCCATCAAGGCCGGCGAGGGCGACGTCTTCATCTCGGCGGGCGTCGAGATGGTCTCCCGGTTCACCAAGGGCAACTCCGACAGCCTGCCGGACACGCGCAACCCCTTCTTCGCCGAGGCCGAGGCCCGCACCTCGGCCGTCGCCGAGCAGGAGGGCACGACCTGGCACGACCCGCGCGAGGACGGCCTGGTCCCCGACGCCTACATCGCCATGGGGCAGACCGCCGAGAACCTCGCCCGCACGAAGGGCGTGACCCGCCAGGACATGGACGAGTTCGGCGTCCGCTCGCAGAACCTCGCCGAGGAAGCCCTCAAGAACGGCTTCTGGGAGCGCGAGATCACCCCGGTGACGCTCCCCGACGGCACGGTCGTCGCCAAGGACGACGGCCCGCGCGCCGGCGTCACCCTCGAGGGGGTCCAGGGCCTGAAGCCGGTCTTCCGCCCCGACGGCCTGGTCACCGCCGGCAACTGCTGCCCGCTGAACGACGGCGCCGCCGCGGTCGTCGTGATGAGCGACACCAAGGCCCGCGAGCTCGGCCTCACCCCGCTCGCCCGCATCGTGTCGACCGGTGTCTCCGGCCTGTCCCCCGAGATCATGGGCCTCGGCCCGGTCGAGGCGAGCAACCAGGCCCTGCGCCGGGCCGGCCTCACCATCGACGACATCGACCTGGTCGAGATCAACGAGGCGTTCGCCGCGCAGGTGATCCCCTCCTACCGCGACCTCGGCATCGACCTCGACAAGCTGAACGTCAACGGCGGCGCCATCGCCGTCGGCCACCCCTTCGGCATGACGGGCGCCCGCATCACCGGCACGCTGATCAACTCCCTCCAGTTCCACGACAAGCAGTTCGGGCTGGAGACGATGTGCGTCGGCGGCGGCCAGGGCATGGCGATGGTCATCGAGCGCCTCAGCTGAACCAGCCCTGAGCGACGCGCCCGAAACCAGCCGTGCGTGACCTCTTCGGCACCTACTGTGACGAAATGGCCCGGAGTCCGGAAAGCACCCGGACTCCGGGCCGTTCTGTGATCCAATCTCCCCCAGGATGTGACCTATCTCCCTCCTAGGAGGGGTTCACCCAGCTCAGCGCCGTTCGGCAGTAAACCGGAGGACCAAAGTCCTGTCCGTTTCGTGACGTTACGCACTGACAGCTGGATAGTCCGCCCTTCAAGCTGATGTAGGAAGTCGGGGGTCGACTTGAAACCGGGAGTACGTCAGTGAGCGCCATGCCGATCGCGTTGCTGGTCACCACGGCCGCCACGGGCGCCGTGGGCGTCGCCGTCCTGCGCACCCTCATGCAGTTGCGCCGACAGGTCGCCGCCCTGCACCTCCAGCTCGCCAGGAATGCCGAGGACACGGCTGCGGATCTGCGCGGCTTCGTGCCGGCCGCCCGCACCACGGCCGACGCGGCCGAGATACGCGCGGCGGTCGCCGAGGCGCTCGCGGAGGAGCGGGAGCGGGAGCTCGCCGAGGCGCGGGCGTTCTGGGCCGCCCAGGAGGCGCGGGACGCCTCCGACGCCCCGTCGCTGCTGGGTCTGCCCGACAGCGAGCTGTTCCTGCCCCGCCAGGCCGACCTGCTGGGCCTGGAGCCGCTGGAGCCGGTGGCCGAGTCGGCCGCGGACGTTGACGAGTTCGCCGGGGAGCTGGCCGGAGAACTGACCGGGGACTCGCCCGAACTGGCCGCCGCCCGCCGCCGCCACCCGTCCCACCCGGACTTCGTGCCGGTGCAGTCACCCGTGGTGAACGACCACGAGCGCACGGTCGCCGCCCTCGAGGAGCTCGCCTCGTCGCAGATCGAGCTGACCGACGTCCGGCCGGGCCCGCTCGGCACTCTCGACGTCTACGTCTTCGCCGACGGCACCACGCTCTGCATGACCCCGGGCCACCGCGAGACGGCCGAACGGCTCTCCGCGGCCCTGACCGCGGGCCAGACGCCGTTCCTGCTGGGCGGGTCGGGCATCTCGGGCGCCTACACCCTGACGTTCCAGTGCGGCGGGGACAGCGTCTACATCCTGGCGGACCGCGTCATAGCGAGCCTCTGAGCGTTTGCCGGGTCCCGCGGGTCCCGGGCGTTTCTCGGGATCCGGGCGTCACACACCCGCCCGCTTCTGCGCCTGCGCCACCAACTCCACAGCCTCGTCGACCTGGCCCTCGTCCGTGAGTACGAGGGCCAGGTCGTGCGCGGCGACGGTGATCTGGTCGGCGGCGGCGAACATGCCGACGTCGGGCATCTCCCGCAGGGGCGTTCCGGGCTCCTCGACGATCTGGGCCCGCCGGGCCAACTCCCTGGCCAGAGCCAGCGCCTCGGCGGCCGCGCCGCGCTGCAGCCGGCTCTGCGGGGCGGCCCGCAGGCGATCGGCGAAGTGATCCACCGCACGGGTCAGGGACGTCGTATCAGCCACGCCGCGAGACTACGCGTCGCAGCGGGACTGTTGCCAACGGGCGAACAGTCAGGCACGGTGACCTGAGGACCGGCTTACATCCCCTTTGCTACCGGAGGCGCCGATGTCCCATGTCCTCTCCGAGGAGACCCACCGCAACATTCTCGCCCGCATCCCCCATTGCACCGGTCGTGAAGTCGCCGACTGGCTGCGCACCGTCGACGAAGGCCCCGCTCTCCGCTTCGAGGAGAAGGTCAGCTGGCTGCGCGCCGAGCACAATCTCGCGTACGGCCACGCCAAAGCGATCATCCACGAGTACGACCTGAGGAGGGCCGCGCGCAAACTGCTCTAGGCGCGCACGCGACAGACGAAGAAGGGCCCCGGGATCGTGATCCCGGGGCCCTTCTCACTCTCGTGCGCCGGCGCTCGCGCGCCGCCGGTCAGCCGCTGTCGGCTCAGTCGCTGTTGAGGATCGACAGGAGTCGCAGGAACTCCATGTAGATCCAGACCAGCGTCATCGTGAGGCCGAAGGCGGCCAGCCAGGCCTCCTCGCGCGGGGCGCCGTAGGCCACGCCGTCCTCGACCTGCTTGAAGTCCAGGGCGAGGAAGCACGCGCCGAGGATGATGCCGATGATGCCGAACACGATGCCGAGGCCGCCGCTGCGGAAGCCGAGGCCGTCACCGCCGCCGAAGACGGCGAACAGCAGGTTCACCATCATCAGCAGGACGAAGCCGATCGCGGCGGCCATCACGAAGCCGTAGAAGCGACGGTTGACGCGGATCCAGCCCGCCTTGTACGCCACGAGCACGCCGGCGAAGACCGCCATGGTGCCGAGCACCGCCTGGGCGACGACGCCGTCCGCGATGTACGTGGAGACCGCGCTGGAGATCACGCCGAGGAAGACGCCCTCGAAAGCGGCGTACGACAGGATCAGCGCGGGCGCCGGGCGCCGCTTGAACGACTGGACCAGGGCGAGCACCATCGCGACCAGACCGGCGCCGATGGCGATGCCGTACGACTTGCCGATGTTGGCCTCGTCGACGGGCAGCAGCAGCCACGACAGGATCGCCGTGACGACCACGGTGCCGAGCGTGGTCGCGGTGCGCGCGACGACGTCGTCCATCGTCATCCGGCCGGTGGCGGCCGGGGCCTGCGGCGGGGCGCCGTGCTGCAGGTCCTGCTGGGCGTACGGGTTCTGCGCGTACGGGTTGCCGGCCGGCTGGGCGTAGGGGTTGCCCTGCTGCGTGCCGACTGCGGGTCCCCCGGCCTGCGGCGCGGCGTTGAAGCCCGCGTAGCCGTTGTCGCGGCTGAACCCCCGTCGCGAGAAGACCGGGTTTCTGCTCCTCATTGCACTCCTCCATGGCCACACTGCGCGGCCTTGAGCTCAAGGGTAATGGGTAGGCAAAGGATTGACCCTAGTGCTTGGGGAGGATCTTTCCCTCGTAATGCTGCGCAACACGCTACGTGGCGTCGTGATTCCCGGCACGGAAGGGCTCCGATCATGACCAACCCGCGACATGCCCGGTATCTCGCGGAGACCGGACGCGTCACGGCGTTCGGTCATTCGAACGAGAACCCGGTGTACCCCTCCGCCAGATCGGTCTCGGCGGCCCGGGAGGAGGCGATCCGCTCGAGACGGGCGAGCTGGAGACGGCTCTCGAAGGGGTCCGCGTCCGGCGCGGGGTGCAGCAGGGTCGTCATGTCGTAGGAGAACCGCTCGGCCTGCCACACGCGCCGCAGACAGGTCGCGGAGTAGGCGTCCAGGAGCTCGGACGATCCCGTCTCCCGCAGATGGGTCAGCGCCCGGGCGAAGGTGACGACGTCCCCCACGGCCAGGTTCAGCCCCTTCGCCCCGGTGGGCGGCACGATGTGGGCCGCGTCCCCGGCCAGGAAGAGCCGGCCGTGCCGCATGGGCTCGTGGACGTAGGAGCGCATCGGGGTGACCGACTTCTGGGTGATCGGACCGCGCTCCAGCCGCCAGCCGTCGTCGGTGGCGAACCGCCGCTCCAGCTCGTCCCAGATCTCCTCGTCGCTCCACGACTCGGCGTCCGTGCCCTCGGGCACCTGGAGGTAGAGACGGGAGACGGACGGGGACCGCATGGACAGCAGCGCGAACCCGCGGTCGTGGCGGGCGTAGACCAGCTCGTCGTGGGAGGGCGGCACGTCGGCGAGGACGCCGAGCCAGCCGAACGGGTACGCCCGTTCGAAGGTGCGGCTCAGTTCGGCCGGGACGGCCTTGCGGGCGACGCCCCAGAAGCCGTCGCAGCCGACGACGTAGTCGCACTCCAGGACGCCCTCGACGCCCTGGTGCCGGAAGCGGACGCGGGGGCGGTCGGTGTCGGCGTCCTCCACGGCCAGGGCCTCCGCCTCGAACAGCAGCGGTCCGCCCTCCTTCAGCTGGAGGGCGATGAGGTCCTTGCACACCTCGGTCTGGGCGTAGACGGTCACCGACCGGCCGCCGGTCAGCGCGGGGAAGTCGACGCGATGACGTCGGCGGTCGAATCGCAGTTCTATACCGTCGTGCCGCAGGCCCTCGCGGTCCATGCGCTCCCCGGCGCCCGCCGCGCGCAGCACGTCCACCGTGCCCTGTTCCAGGATCCCGGCGCGCTGCCGCTGCTCCACATAGGCGCGGTCACGGCTCTCCAGCACGACCGAGTCGACGCCGGCGTTGTGCAGCAGACGGGCGAGGAGGAGGCCGGCGGGGCCGGCGCCGACGATGCCGACAGTCGTGCGCATCGGGCGTTTCCCTTCAAGGACGGGACGAGGACGGGACGAGGTGTGAGGAGGTGTGAGGAGGACGGCGTGGACCCGCGAGAGCCCGCGAGGAGCCGCCGAGCACTGTTCGCACAGTGAAAATTTCTTCACCATGTGATCCGAGTCGAGTCTGCGCTCCCGCTCCGCGGGTGTCAACGGTCAGTGGTCACGGCACACGTCGGGTACGCAACGCGCGTCAGGGGTCGACCGGCGACGGCCGGCGACCCCTTCGCAACCAAGCGTTCCCGCGCGTCACCCACGGTGACCGCGGAAGTGCCCAGAGCCGGACTTGAACCGGCACGCCCACGTAGGGGCAGCGAGGTTTAAGCTCGCCGTGTCTGCATTCCACCATCTGGGCAGGCCCAAGGCTCCGCTGGAGCTTCCGACCCTATCGGGATCCGTCCCCCGAACAGCGGACGAGCAGACCTCATGTTGTCTTATTTTATTGACGCCTGAGGGTGCATCAGCACACGGAATCGGCCATCCGCACTTGCCAGTAGCCTGACGCGCGGAAACCGCCTGCGCATACGGAATGACGGAATTTCACCGCCCGGACAAGGTTGCTCCACCGGTTCTTGACGAACCGTCGAGGCGAAATGTCCCCCAAGTCGGCCTGGTGACAGCGCCTCTCCGACCGTCTCCGAGACCGGGCGAAGCCGCTCCCGGGATCGCTCGAGACCGCCCCTTGGGGTCGCCCCCGAAGCCGTCACCGGAGGCCGCCCTTCCGGATCCGGGGTCATCCCCAGGTATGACATCGCGGCCTCTGGTCCGTCCCGAGTCTGCCCTCAGAACCGGAACAGCGGCTGACTACACGGCGGCGGACGGGCGGGACGATGGTGCACGTCCCCTTGGCACACCCCACCCTCCCGTCAGGAGCCCGTTTCCCGTGACCACCAGCCCCCTCGCCGAACGGACCACCGCCGTGGCCGCGCGCGCCACGGACCTGTCGAAGATCTACGGGCAGGGCGAGACCCAGGTGGTCGCCCTGGACCGGGTGTCGGTCGACTTCCGGCAGGCCGAGTTCACCGCGATCATGGGGCCCTCCGGCTCCGGCAAGTCCACCCTGATGCACTGTGTGGCCGGTCTCGACACCTTCTCCTCCGGCTCCGTCCGCATCGGCGACACCGAGCTCGGGTCGCTGAAGGACAAGCAGCTCACCAAGCTCCGCAGGGACAAGATCGGGTTCATCTTCCAGGCGTTCAACCTGCTGCCGACGCTGACGGCCAGCGAGAACATCACGCTCCCGATGGACATCGCGGGCCGAAAGCCGGAAAAGGAGTGGCTGGAAAAGGTCATCGCCATGGTCGGCCTCGCCGACCGGCTCGGCCACCGGCCCTCGCAGCTCTCCGGCGGTCAGCAGCAGCGGGTCGCCGTCGCCCGCGCCCTGGCCTCCCGGCCGGACATCATCTTCGGCGACGAGCCGACCGGCAACCTCGACTCGCGCTCGGGCGCCGAGGTGCTGGGCTTCCTGCGCAACTCCGTGCGGGAGCTGGGGCAGACCGTGGTGATGGTGACCCACGACCCGGTGGCCGCGGCCTACGCGGACCGGGTCGTCTTCCTCGCGGACGGACGGATCGTCGACGAGGTGCACGGCCCGACCGCCGAGTCGGTGCTCGACCGCATGAAGCGCTTCGACGCCAAGGGCCGCACCAGCTGATCCCGGTCCGGGGCCGGCACCAGCTGATACCCGGACCGGGACCGACCGCTCGCCGACGAGCAGGACTGAGAAGACGACACCCATGTTCCGTACCGCCTTGCGCAACGTGCTCGCGCACAAGGCCCGGCTCCTGATGACCGTGCTCGCCGTGATGCTCGGCGTGGCCTTCGTGTCGGGGACCCTGGTCTTCACCAACACCTTGTCCAACGCCCTCCAGAACAGCTCCGCCAAGGGCTTCGACCAGGTCGACGTCGCCGTCACCGCGGAGTCGCAGCCCGACGTCGGCGACCGCATCGTCAAGACGCCCGATCTGACCCAGGCCTTGCTGGAGCAGAGCGCGAAGGCCCCGGGCGCCGCGTCCGCGACCGGCGTGGTCACCGGCTTCACCGCGATCGCCGACAAGGACGGCAAGCTCGTCGGCGGCGGCTTCCAGTCGCAGGGCGGCAACTACTGGGGCGAGAAGGACGCCCGGTACCCGCTCGAATCCGGGCACGCCCCGAGCGGCCGCAGCGAGGTCCTGATCGACTGGCGGACCGCCGAGCGGGCCGGGTACGAGGTCGGCGACACGGTGCGGATCTCCGTGGACGGCCCCGTCCTCTCTCCGACGATCGTCGGCGTCTTCACCACCGACGACGGCAACGTCGCCGCCGGCGGCAGCCTCGCCCTGTTCGACACGGCGACCGCGCAGACCCTCTTCGGCAAGCCGGGCACGTACGACGAGATCGACGTCAAGGCGGCCGCCGGGACCTCGCAGAGCGCGCTGAAGTCGGCGCTGGACGCCGCCCTGCCCAAGGACCGGGTCGAGACCACCACCGGCCGTCAACTGGCCGACTCCCAGGCCGAGGCGATCTCCGCGTCGATGAGCGGGCTGAAGCAGGGGCTGCTGGTCTTCGCCGGCATCGCGCTGTTCGTCGGCACCTTCATCATCGCCAACACCTTCACGATGCTGGTCGCCCAGCGCACCAAGGAGCTCGCGCTGATGCGGGCCGTCGGCGCCTCCCGCCGGCAGGTCACCCGGTCCGTGCTGATCGAGGCGTTCGTGGTCGGCACGGTCGCCGGCGTGACCGGGCTGGTCGCCGGCATCGGCATCGGCGCCGGACTGCGCTCGCTGCTGGGGACGCTGGGGGCGACCGTCCCCGACGGGCCGCTCGTCGTCACCCCCGGCACGGTCGCCACCGCCATGGCCGTCGGCGTCGTCATCACCATGGTGGCGGCCTGGCTGCCCGGCCGCCGGGCCGCGAAGATCCCGCCGGTCGCCGCGATGAGCAGTGTGCACGCCGCCGCGACCACCAGGTCGCTGGTGCTGCGCAACACGCTGGGCGCGCTGTTCTCGGCGGCGGGCGTGGCCGTCGTCCTCGCCGCGACGACGATGGACGGCTCCGCCGGCCAGGCTCCGATGGGCCTCGGCGCGGTGCTGCTGATCATCGGTGTCTTCATCCTCACCCCGCTGCTGTCCCGCCCGCTGATCGCGGCCTCCGCGCCGGCCCTGCGGATCTTCGGGGTGTCCGGGAAGCTGGCCCGGCAGAACTCGGTGCGCAACCCGCGCCGCACGGCGGCCACCGCCTCCGCGCTGATGATCGGCCTGACCCTGATCACCGGCATGACGGTGATGGCGGGCAGCCTGCAGAAGTCCATCGACAAGATGGCGTCCGCCTCGATCAAGGCGGACTACGTCGTGTCGATGGCCAACGGCAACCAACTCTCCCCGGACGTCGACGCGAAGCTGAAGACCGCCGACGGGGTGACCGCCACCAGCCCGATGCGCAACGCGCCCGGCCGCATCAACGGCGAGACCGAGTACCTCACCGGCGTCAACGGTCCCGCCTTCGGCGAGCTCACCGACCTCCCGATGGCCAACGGCGCCTTCACGGTGGGCGGCTCGCAGGTCGTCGTCGACGCGGGCACCGCGAAGTACAACGGCTGGAAGGCCGGTTCGGCGTTCACGGTGCACTACGAGGACGGCAAGAGCCAGCGGCTGACGGTCGCCGGGGTGTACGAGAGCAACGAGCTGATCCGGGGCATCCTCCTCGACAACTCGGCGCTGACCCCGCACGTCGAGGACCCGTCCGACATGCAGGTCATGGTCAAGACGTCCGACGGCGTCTCGGACGGCACGAAGGACCGGCTGGAGAAGGCCCTCGGCTCCAACCCGGCCATCAAGGTGCAGAGCAAGCAGGACCTCTCCGACGAGATCGCGAAGATGTTCACGCTGCTGCTGAACATGCTCTACGGGCTGCTCGCGATGGCCGTGATCGTCGCGGTGCTCGGCGTCGTCAACACCCTCGCGATGTCCGTCTTCGAGCGCTCGCAGGAGATCGGCATGCTGCGGGCGATCGGCCTGGACCGGCGGTCGGTGAAGCGGATGGTCCGGCTGGAGTCGCTGGTGATCTCGCTCTTCGGCGGGGTGCTCGGCATCGGCCTCGGCGTGTTCTTCGGCTGGGCTGCGGGCGAACTGCTCGGCACGAAGATGCCCACCTACGAACTCGTCGTGCCCTGGGGCCGGATGGCGGTCTTCCTGGTGCTCGCGGCGGCGGTGGGCATCCTGGCGGCGCTCTGGCCGGCCCGGCGGGCGTCCCGCCTGAACATGCTGACGGCGATCAAGTCCGAGTAGCGGCGGAAGCGGTCGGGCCCGGTGTCGTCCTCACGACGCCGGGCCCTTCTGTCGTGTTGTCGGTCAGTTCCAGGTGCGGGCGCGCAGCGGCAGCCCACAGTGCCCGGAGTCGGGGGTCCGGACGGCCAGGACCTGGTTGACGCCGAGGCGGTTGCGTTCGAAGCCGACCGCGGAGGCGGCCATGTACAGCCGCCAGACGCGGGCGCGGGCGGGCCCGGCGAGGTGGACGGCCCGCTCCCAGCCGTCCTCCAGCCGGGTCACCCAGCGGCGCAGGGTGAGGGCGTAGTGCTCACGGATCGACTCGACGTCGCGGACCTCGAAGCCGGCTCGTTCGAGGTGGGCGACGGTGGTGCCGAGGGGGGCGAGTTCGCCGTCCGGGAAGACGTAGGCGTCGATGAAGGCGTCCACGTCGTAGGCCCTCTCGTCGCGTTGCGGGCGGCGGGCGATCTGGTGGTTGAGGAGCCGGCCGCCCGGCCGCAGCAGTGCGTGCAGGTCGCGCGCGTACGCGAGGTACTTGTCGGAGCCGACGTGTTCGGCCATGCCGATGGAGGAGACGGCGTCGAACGGGCCGTCGGCGACGTCCCGGTAGTCCTGGACGCGGATCTCGACCCGGTCGGTGAGGCCGGCGTCGGCGACCCGCTTGCGGGCGTAGGCCGCCTGCTCCCGGGAGAGGGTGATCCCGACGACGTGCGCGCCGTGCTCGCGGGCCGCGTGGATCGCCATCGAGCCCCAGCCGCAGCCGACGTCCAGCAGCCGCTGACCGGGTGTCAGGGCGAGTTTGCGGCAGACGAGTTCGAGCTTGTCGCGCTGGGCGTCCTCGAGAGTGCCGTCCGGGGTCTCCCAGTAGGCGCAGGAGTACACCATGGACGGACCGAGGACGAGTGCGTAGAAGTCGTTGCCGACGTCGTAGTGGTGGCTGACGGCGCGTCGGTCGGTGCGCCGGGTGTGCAGGTGCCGGGCTCTGCGGACCTCCTCGCGGGGCGGGGCGGGCGGCAGCGGGGGGCCGGCGAGCTTCAGCAGCCCGCGGACGGCGGCACGGAAGTCGGGGTCGCGCAGGGCCTGGGAGAGGGTGCGGGCGTCGTCGCCGCGCTCCCAGACGAGACCGGAGAGCAGGTCGACGGCGGTGTACAGGTCGCCCTCGATGTCCACGTCGCCGGCCACCCAGGCGCGGGCGAGACCCAGTTCGCCGGGTTTGAAGAGGAGACGGCGCAGGGCTCTGCGGCGGTGTGCGACGAGGACGGGGGCGCCGGGCGGGCCCGCCTGCGAACCGTCCCAGGCGCGGACGCGCAGCGGGAACGGGGCGCCCAGCAGCTGTTCGACGAGTCCATGGAGCCGCTGCGCGGCGTCAGCCATGATGCACACCTCCGTGACGGTGATCCCGGAATGTCCTGTCACCACGTAAACACGAAGGGGTGCGGTGTCCAGTCCCGCGACGCCGTCACGGCTGGGCAAAATACCTGCACACGACACACGCCGGACGCCACACGGCACACGCCGCACGCCGGTGCCGTCGGCGGAGACCGGAAACGGGGACGGACGCGTCAGAGCGCGTCGAGGGCTTCGGGCGTGATGTCGATGTCGATGCCGTAGGGCACGTCCACGTCGAGCAGGTCGCGGTGGGTGCCGGTGAATCCGTAGGTCCTGGTCACCGGGTCGAG
It includes:
- a CDS encoding acetyl-CoA C-acetyltransferase, whose product is MPEAVIVSTARSPIGRAFKGSLKDLRPDDLTATIIQAALAKVPELDPRDIDDLMLGCGLPGGEQGNNLGRIVAVQMGMDHLPGCTITRYCSSSLQTSRMALHAIKAGEGDVFISAGVEMVSRFTKGNSDSLPDTRNPFFAEAEARTSAVAEQEGTTWHDPREDGLVPDAYIAMGQTAENLARTKGVTRQDMDEFGVRSQNLAEEALKNGFWEREITPVTLPDGTVVAKDDGPRAGVTLEGVQGLKPVFRPDGLVTAGNCCPLNDGAAAVVVMSDTKARELGLTPLARIVSTGVSGLSPEIMGLGPVEASNQALRRAGLTIDDIDLVEINEAFAAQVIPSYRDLGIDLDKLNVNGGAIAVGHPFGMTGARITGTLINSLQFHDKQFGLETMCVGGGQGMAMVIERLS
- a CDS encoding ABC transporter permease, which gives rise to MFRTALRNVLAHKARLLMTVLAVMLGVAFVSGTLVFTNTLSNALQNSSAKGFDQVDVAVTAESQPDVGDRIVKTPDLTQALLEQSAKAPGAASATGVVTGFTAIADKDGKLVGGGFQSQGGNYWGEKDARYPLESGHAPSGRSEVLIDWRTAERAGYEVGDTVRISVDGPVLSPTIVGVFTTDDGNVAAGGSLALFDTATAQTLFGKPGTYDEIDVKAAAGTSQSALKSALDAALPKDRVETTTGRQLADSQAEAISASMSGLKQGLLVFAGIALFVGTFIIANTFTMLVAQRTKELALMRAVGASRRQVTRSVLIEAFVVGTVAGVTGLVAGIGIGAGLRSLLGTLGATVPDGPLVVTPGTVATAMAVGVVITMVAAWLPGRRAAKIPPVAAMSSVHAAATTRSLVLRNTLGALFSAAGVAVVLAATTMDGSAGQAPMGLGAVLLIIGVFILTPLLSRPLIAASAPALRIFGVSGKLARQNSVRNPRRTAATASALMIGLTLITGMTVMAGSLQKSIDKMASASIKADYVVSMANGNQLSPDVDAKLKTADGVTATSPMRNAPGRINGETEYLTGVNGPAFGELTDLPMANGAFTVGGSQVVVDAGTAKYNGWKAGSAFTVHYEDGKSQRLTVAGVYESNELIRGILLDNSALTPHVEDPSDMQVMVKTSDGVSDGTKDRLEKALGSNPAIKVQSKQDLSDEIAKMFTLLLNMLYGLLAMAVIVAVLGVVNTLAMSVFERSQEIGMLRAIGLDRRSVKRMVRLESLVISLFGGVLGIGLGVFFGWAAGELLGTKMPTYELVVPWGRMAVFLVLAAAVGILAALWPARRASRLNMLTAIKSE
- a CDS encoding Bax inhibitor-1/YccA family protein, with protein sequence MRSRNPVFSRRGFSRDNGYAGFNAAPQAGGPAVGTQQGNPYAQPAGNPYAQNPYAQQDLQHGAPPQAPAATGRMTMDDVVARTATTLGTVVVTAILSWLLLPVDEANIGKSYGIAIGAGLVAMVLALVQSFKRRPAPALILSYAAFEGVFLGVISSAVSTYIADGVVAQAVLGTMAVFAGVLVAYKAGWIRVNRRFYGFVMAAAIGFVLLMMVNLLFAVFGGGDGLGFRSGGLGIVFGIIGIILGACFLALDFKQVEDGVAYGAPREEAWLAAFGLTMTLVWIYMEFLRLLSILNSD
- a CDS encoding 4-hydroxybenzoate 3-monooxygenase, giving the protein MRTTVGIVGAGPAGLLLARLLHNAGVDSVVLESRDRAYVEQRQRAGILEQGTVDVLRAAGAGERMDREGLRHDGIELRFDRRRHRVDFPALTGGRSVTVYAQTEVCKDLIALQLKEGGPLLFEAEALAVEDADTDRPRVRFRHQGVEGVLECDYVVGCDGFWGVARKAVPAELSRTFERAYPFGWLGVLADVPPSHDELVYARHDRGFALLSMRSPSVSRLYLQVPEGTDAESWSDEEIWDELERRFATDDGWRLERGPITQKSVTPMRSYVHEPMRHGRLFLAGDAAHIVPPTGAKGLNLAVGDVVTFARALTHLRETGSSELLDAYSATCLRRVWQAERFSYDMTTLLHPAPDADPFESRLQLARLERIASSRAAETDLAEGYTGFSFE
- a CDS encoding cyclopropane-fatty-acyl-phospholipid synthase family protein, with protein sequence MADAAQRLHGLVEQLLGAPFPLRVRAWDGSQAGPPGAPVLVAHRRRALRRLLFKPGELGLARAWVAGDVDIEGDLYTAVDLLSGLVWERGDDARTLSQALRDPDFRAAVRGLLKLAGPPLPPAPPREEVRRARHLHTRRTDRRAVSHHYDVGNDFYALVLGPSMVYSCAYWETPDGTLEDAQRDKLELVCRKLALTPGQRLLDVGCGWGSMAIHAAREHGAHVVGITLSREQAAYARKRVADAGLTDRVEIRVQDYRDVADGPFDAVSSIGMAEHVGSDKYLAYARDLHALLRPGGRLLNHQIARRPQRDERAYDVDAFIDAYVFPDGELAPLGTTVAHLERAGFEVRDVESIREHYALTLRRWVTRLEDGWERAVHLAGPARARVWRLYMAASAVGFERNRLGVNQVLAVRTPDSGHCGLPLRARTWN
- a CDS encoding ABC transporter ATP-binding protein → MTTSPLAERTTAVAARATDLSKIYGQGETQVVALDRVSVDFRQAEFTAIMGPSGSGKSTLMHCVAGLDTFSSGSVRIGDTELGSLKDKQLTKLRRDKIGFIFQAFNLLPTLTASENITLPMDIAGRKPEKEWLEKVIAMVGLADRLGHRPSQLSGGQQQRVAVARALASRPDIIFGDEPTGNLDSRSGAEVLGFLRNSVRELGQTVVMVTHDPVAAAYADRVVFLADGRIVDEVHGPTAESVLDRMKRFDAKGRTS
- a CDS encoding DUF4287 domain-containing protein — its product is MSHVLSEETHRNILARIPHCTGREVADWLRTVDEGPALRFEEKVSWLRAEHNLAYGHAKAIIHEYDLRRAARKLL